A segment of the Luteolibacter sp. Y139 genome:
CAGCAGGTCGGACGGAGCCTCCTTCAGCACCGAGGGCTTCACCCTCAAGGGTCCGGACGGCAACAAGGGCCACTACCGGCTGGTCGCGGAAAGCGGCGATGACGGCCCGGAAGCGGTCGCCCGCTGGTTCGCCAGCGTGTCGTTCTAAACGGGGAAGACCGTCACTGAAGAATGGCTGACAAGGGCTGATCGGGCTGCTAGGTGACAGGCCCGAATGTCTGAACAGCCGTCAGCCTTTGCCGGTGCCCGCGGGGCCATCATGGCCGCATGCGCCGAAATGGAGCGCCTGCTCATTGGGCTGAATGACACCCACGGCCGCGTCGGCGACGAGATCCACCTCACCCGCAAGGCCGGCAAAAAGCTCCGTGGCGCACTCGTCATGGCTGGCGAGCCGAAGCCCTGCATCCGCTGGATCGCCGTGATCGGCCGCATGCTCGGCGGCACTCGCGATGCCGCCGTCCGGGTGAAAACCTGGCAATCCCTCGGCATCAGCCCCATCCCCGCTGGCTCGGCCGAGGCCGCCGCGGCCGCCCTGCTGGAGTTGGAAGCCCACGCCTCCACCCGCCGCCCTCCACAGGCAGTCATCGATTGGTCGCTGGCAGCGCTCGCGCAGGTGCGAAAGCGGATCGAGACCCAGTCCGACGAGGAACTCTCCAAAGCCGCCGAATCCGGCGCGGACAAGCTGGAAAAACAGCTCCGCAAGCGCCTCAAGCGCGCCCTCCAGCGCGTCAGCAACGAGGACTTCCACGACTGCCGCAAGGCCGCCAAGGCATGGCTCGGAGGCATGGCCCTCACCGCTCCCGGGGTGGAATTGCCCGGCAAAAAGGAAGCCGAAGACCTCGCCAGCAGCCTCGGCGACGAAAATGACCTCGAAGTCCTCGCCGCGTGGCTGGAATCCCGCGGCTTCACCCCCAGCATCTGCCCCGCGGCTTGGAAGCTCCTGCGCAAGCGTCAGGAGAAGATCCGGCGGAAGTCGATCTCTCTCATCCGCAAGGAACTGCTCCCGGCGCTCAAGCACGCCGACTGAGCTCGGGATTCCCCGTAGCGGAAGGGCTGCGCCCTTCCGGCGGGGCCGGGCCACGAACCAAATCGCCGCTTGGCTTTCCAGTTCGGCCTGTCCCCGGCCGGAATGACGCAGTCACTCGCTGGCAACCCTACTTCGCCGCCGTAGCCGCCAGCGCGTCCACCCGCTGCTTGTAAGCCGCGCCGAAGCGATCGCCGGAACACAGATAGGCCCACGCATTGCGCCGGTTCTCATCCCCATCCCTGGACATGGCCAGCCACTCCCGCTCCTTCGCCGGGCGGATGACCTCACTCCGCCCCACGATCACCCGCACCGATTTCTCCGGCTTCGGGCTCACTTCCATCGGCAGGATCGCCTCCGTCTTGGCATTCGGCAGCACCCAGAACACGCGCAGGCCATCTTGGGCGAAGTAGCTGCTCCACCACGTCTCCACCATTGCCCTCGCCTCGCTCTGCAGCAGCCCCGTCGCGGTCAAGCCTGCGACCATCTCGCGATACACCGGCTCCACCATGCCCACGGTGAAATCCGGCGTCGCTTCCGAGAATCCGGAAGTCGGGATCTCCGCCGCTGCATCCGCGCGCAGCCCGTCCTTCATCACCTTCCAACGCGTGGTGCCACCGGTCTTTTCAAAGACAAAGGCGAACGGAATGTCACCGCCCGTCCGGTTCAGCAGGTGGATCGTATCATCATTGCTCACCGTCGTGGTCAGCCCGGGATCGAAGGCCCCGACCCCCCGGTAGAAAAGGAAGCCCTCGGTTTCCCCCTTGGCAGTGCGGATCACATTCGCCTCCGGAATCCTCGGGCGCATCCACTGGAATGACTCTGTCGGCTTGAAAAGGATCGCCTCCCGCGACTCCGCCGGCGAAAGCACCCGGCCCTGCCATTCGATCGAGCCCTTCCACGGCTTGGAAAAGTCCAGGTTCCAGTCGGCCATCGGCCGCGGCTTCTCCGGATCCACGGGTTTCGGGGGCACCGGCAGGGTTTCCCCGCCCGTGCGGTCGGGGTACCACTGGCTGATCGTCCCGCCGTTGAAGCCCACCTTCACCGAGACGTCGAAGGCCTCCTCGGAGTGGAAATAGATGACCGGCGTCTCCATTTTCACGGTGACACCCCGGACCGGGCGGTTGAGGCCCTTCATCCGGACGAAGATCGGCGTGTCTCCATGACGACGGGTCACCTCCTCGATGCCGCGCGGGATATTCCCGTTCTCCAGTCCCAGATGGGAGTAGCTGAACATCGGCAGCGACGCTTCCTCCCTTTCAAGGCCAGCGAGTAGCACGCCATCCGAACCGGCGACGGTGGTGAAGGTGCCCCACTCGTGGAGCGTGTAGGCCGACGCCGCGGAGGCGCTCAGCAACAGCAAGGCGGAGATTGTTTTCATAACACGTAACCATCAGCACGCCCGGCGACGGCAAACAAGCCCGCTCCGGCCGCTTTACGCCGAATTTACCGGGCGGGAAGGTCACTCCGGCCCGGAGAAAAGAATTTCCACTGCCCGCCGCGGGCTGATACCCATCGGCATCGTTCGCAAGGAAACCATGAAACGCACGCTCCGCTCCCTCATCGCCCTTTCCCTCGCTTTCGGCGGGATTTCCGCCGCGCAGCAGAGCGCCCGCCTCAAGATCGCCACCGTGGACATGTCCGCCCTGTTCATGGCCTACGGCCCCACCAAGGAAGCCAAGGCCAAGTTCGATGAGGAACAGAAGGGCGTCATCAAGCAGGTCGACGAACGCAAGGCCGCCCGCGACGACGCGAAGAAGGAGTTGGATACCTTGGAAAAGCAACTCGGCGACCCATCCATCGCAGACGCCAAGAAGCAGGCCCTCTACGCCGAGCGCCAAGCCAAGCAGCAGCAGGTGGAAGCCCTGCAACGCGAGGGCGAGGAATTCCTCCAGCGCAAGCAGCGCGCCATGAGCGAGCAAATGCAGCTCCGCATGAAGGACATTCTCGAAAAGATCCGCGCCCAAGTCCAGAAGCACGCCGAAGCCGAGGGCTACGACTACGTCCTCGATAAGACCGGTGCCAGCACCTCCCAGGTGCCCGTCCTCCTCTACACGAAGGACGCCACCGACATCACCGACGCGCTTCTCAAGGCTCTCGGCGCAGACGCACCCGCTCCTGCCAAGGACGGCAAGTAAGTAGCAGACGGGGGTCTCACCCCTCGGCCGTCATGCCCATGCCATTCAGCTGGGCATGACGAGGGATGCCAGCGATCAAAGCATCGCACGGTAATCCGCCAGCGCCCGATCATAGACCGCGTCCAGCGAGGCATCCGGCTCCAGCCGTGAACCCGCGGCCGGCTTGCAGAAATCGGCCTGCAATTTCGCGAGGTCGTGGCCACACGCATGCGCCGCCCGCAGGGCAGCACCGAGGCCCGCACCATTCGCAATCGCGAAGCGCTCGACCGGCGCCTGGAAAACATTCGCGATCAGCTGCGCGATGCCATTGCTCTGCGACGCCCCGCCGGTAAGCCGGATCAGGGACGCCTCCTCACCGATCCACTGGCTGTGCAGCTTCATGTTGAGGAACTGGCCTTCCAGCAGCGCACGGACCTGCACCGGTGCCGGATCTTCCGCGGGGAAATTGCGGACCGGCCCATCAAAGTCACGGCGCGGGGTGATCTCCGGGCCGAAGAATGGCAGCATCCGCTTGCCCTCGTTGCCCGCAGGCGTCTTCGCCAGGCCCTCTTGATCGAAGGCCGCCCAATCGAGTCCCAGCTGGTCGCGCAGCGCCTCACGGGCCAGCGAGCCATTGCGGAAACAGATCAGCGACATGAAGCCACCCGCCGGATTGCCAAAGACGTGACCGAAACCCTGCGGATCGGTCACCGCCTTCTCCATCGCCGCGAAGAAAGTATCCGAAGTGCCAAGCGAAATGACGATCGTGCCCGGCGCGGTCGCGCCCATGCCGACCAGCGAGGACGGATTGTCACCCGTGGAAAGCACCACCTGACAGCTACTAGACAGACCGTACTTGTGGACGAAGTAGCCCGACACCGGCCCGGCAATCGATGCCGAGGCGGCAGCCGCCGGCAGCTTCGCCCGCAGCCCCGGAGCCGTCGCATCCAACAGCGCATCATCCCAATCCAGCGTCTGCAGGTTGAGCAGGTTCATGCCCGCCCCGTCGCCGTGGTCGATCGCGATCGATTTGCCTGCCATCACCGAGCCGACAAACGAGCTGACCAGATGGATGACCGTCGTCTTATGATAAGCCGCCGGGTCCAGCTTGAAGAAGCGCCGGATCTGCGGCCCCGTGAAACGCTCGATCGCGATGGAACCGGAAATCCGGCATACCTCCGCATTCCCACCCACCGCCCCGGCAATCTCCGCGCACTCGGCACCCGTGGACGTGTCCATCCAGATCGGCGCCGTCGCCCGGGTCAGCGCCGGTGCAACTTGGCTCTCCAGCGATTCCGAGGCACTCAAGGCGGCAAGCCGCGCCTCCAGCGTGGCGTCGAAATAGACCGAGCCATGCTGCTGCCCGGAGCACGCCACGGCCGTGATTTGCGAAAGATCGAACCCATCCGCGAGCTTCTCGAACACCAGATCGAGCGCCTCCATCCACATCCGCGGGTCGGCATGCACCTCGCCCCCCTTGCCCCCCGGAATGAAGCCGCTGGGCGAGTTGTAGGTGGGCAAAGCCGCTCCGAAATTGACCGAGACTTCACGGACGATTTCGCCACGCGCGGGATCGATGACGAGGGCGGAAAGCGATTGGGTCGAGGAATCGAGACCGAGGAACATGGGACGAATTAACCGTTTCACCTCCACCACTGGCCAGCCCGAATCTCGGCATCACCGCCGTGATGGATTGTCGTGGATTGGCACTTGGCAGGCTCCTTTCCCGCTCCCACCCTCCGCGCATGGAGTCCCACGAATGGCGCGAACGCACCGAAGAAGGCCTGCGCTTTTGGCGCGCGTCCCGCCATGCCAACCGCTGGTCTTTCCAGACCACCCTCAAGACCGACCCCGACTGGCAACCGATCGACCCCGTGCCAAAGGAAGTCTGGGCAGAACTCCGCGACGTCCTCTGGCGCAAGTATCAGCGCAAGCGCTGCCCATGGGAATGGGTCGAGCAGATCGATAAGATCCTCGCTGAGGACGAATCCTGACTGCATCTCCGGCCCCCGCTTCCGAGCTCACCATGAGCTTCACCTACCAGCCGGTTTTCCGGGACTACCTGACCCTCAGCCGGCACGTGCTCTGGGCGCAACTGAAGCTCGCCATCATCCTCGGCGGAGTGGTGACACTGGGCGCCCTGATCCAGCCGTTTGCCGCTTGGTATCTGGTGAAACAGAGCAATCCTGAGGCACACATTGAGATCGGACTGATGAATGTCGCGATCCCCCTCCTCGCCCTTCTCTTCGCAGTCTCGATCCACGCCTCCATCAAGAAGCGCTGGAACAAGCTCGAAGCCCTGCGAGCCACTGTGGAATACGAGTTCGAAGACTTGGGCCTTAATGTCCGCTCAGGCCTCAACCGGAGCTTCATCGAGTGGAAGCAGTTCGCCCACACCGAGGTAACCAAGCACCACATCCTCCTGAAGACCGTTCCGGGTGCCTACTTCTACTTCCCAAAATTCGTCGTTCCAAATCTCGAGGAACTCCTGCGCTTCCTAGCCGGCAAGATTCCGGTGAAAGGAGCCTGAGTTTCACGGGATTACCAACGAACGCGGGCTCGACTGAGCGCGCGAGACGGGTAGATTGCCTGCATGAGCCATCCGGTGAAATTCATTACTGATGAGCACGGGGCACGCACCGGAGTCGTGATGGAAATCGCCGATTACGAGAACCTTCTCGAGGACCTCCACGATCTGGCCGCTATCGCCGATCGCCGGAGCGAGCCAACTATCCCGCACGAAGAGTTTCTCCAACAACTCCGCGCCGATGGCCTCTTATCGGATTGAGTGGCGAAAATCGACGGCGAAGGATCTGCGAAAACTTCCACCTGAAGTCGTCGGGCGCATCGTACGGGCAGTCGAATCGTTAAGCGACGAACCGCGACCCGCCGGATGCAAAAAGCTAAGCGGCAGCGATTTCGCCTATCGTCTCCGGGTGGGCGACTATCGTGTGGTCTACGAAGTTTTCGATGAGGTGATCCTCGTGGAAATCGTTCGCGTGGGTCACCGGAAGGATATTTACCGGGACTAGTTCCCTCACCATCCCGCCTTCCCCGACTCAAACCCCCGCTCATAACAAAGCGGCGCCCTCCCCTGGCTAAGCATCCCAGGCACCGGAGTCGTCGTATCGATCTCAATCAGCCGCTTGCCCTTCATCCGCGCCAACTCCGTGCGATGCCGGTGCAGCTCATTGCAGACCGTCTGATGCGAAGCCCCGATCGCCGTCGCGATCGTCTCCCAGGAAACCGCCGGCCCGCTATTCTCCTCATGGCGAATCCGATGGATCACAATCGTATCGATCTCCGGATCATCCAGCCAGTGCTCGAATGGCACCTCACAAGCCACCCCGCCATCAAGGTAACGCTTGTCCCCCACCCGCTGGATCCCGATCAGGCAAGGCACCGCGCAACTCGCCACAATCAGCTCCGCCAGCGGACCACTCCTCAGGATCTCCGTCCGATGCAGATCCGCGTCCGTCACCGCGATATCCATCACCGGTGACACCAGCGTGGAAAGATCCACCCCATCGAGAATGCCACGCAGCTTCTTCACCGCATGCTTCCCCGACAGCAACCCGGAAGACCAGAAGGACGTGCAAACCCCCGGCAAACGCAGGAAAGCCATCCAGTCGAAAAACGACCACCGCAGCCCCGAATCCAGCACCGCCGCCTTCAAATCCTCCCCGCGAATCCCCGCCGCATGTAGCGAGCCGGCCAAAGCCCCCGCCGAGGCCCCCGAAATCCGCGCCGGATGCAAACCCGCCTCCGCCAGCCCATTCAAAAACCCCGCATGCGCATAGTAGCCCAGGAATGAGGATCCGAGGGCGACAGCGAGACCGGGCGTGACAGGGTGCTCCATGGGCGGCGCGCGGAACGTAGGCATCCCCGCCGCCGTGGCGAGTTTTCAGTTTCCAGCGGGCACGCGGCAGGCGATGGTCCCGCCGCGATGTCGGCCACGGCGGTGAATTTCAAGATCGGGAACGAGAAGCTGGTCCGTGTCATGGACGCGGCCTCCGCCCACCTGCGCGGTCTTCTCGAAAAGCAGGGCCGCCCCGAAGGCGGGCTCCGCATCGCCGTCATCGGCGGCGGCTGCAGCGGCCTGCAGTATAAGATGGACCTCGTCGATGGCCCCCGCGACCGCGACATCATGGTCCCCAGCAACGGTGTGAACGTCGTCATCGACCCCAAGAGCGCCCTCTTCGTCAGCGGCAGCGAGCTCGATTGGTCGGACGATCTCCAGCAGGGCGGCTTCAAGGTCAGCAACCCGAACGCCGTCGTCACCTGCTCCTGCGGCGAAAGTTTCGCAGCCTGATGGACCCGTTCACAACCCTCGGCCTGGAGCCAAAACTGGCGATCTCCGAGGAGGAACTACGCGCCGCCTTCCGCGAAGCCGGAAAACGCGACCACCCCGACGCCGGCGGCACCGGCGAGGATTTCGCCAAGGTCCAGGAAGCCTTCGCCCAGCTCTCCCGCCCGTCCAAACGCCTCCGCGCCTGGCTGGCCGCGAAAAACCTCACCGGCGACGAACGCGGCGCCATCTCCCCCGGCCTCGTCGATCTCTTCGGAAAAGTCGGCACCGTCCTCCAGCAGGCCGACGCCGTCACCAAGCGCCGCGAGTCCGCCCTCAGCGCCCTCGCCAAGGCCATGCTGGAGCCCGCCGTCCAGCAAACCCGCGAGGCTTTGGAAGCCGCCTTGGACGACGTCGCCGCCTCCACCGCCGCCGAAGAAGCCCAGTTCCCCGCCATCGAGTCCGGCGCCGGCGACCCCTGGCGCACCGCCCGCGACCTCGCCTTCCTCGAAAAATGGCAAGCCGAGCTCAAATCCCGCTTCGCCGCCCTCTGGTAACTTCTCCCAAAGAATTTGCCTTGACGCTCCGGGTTACCCGGCCATTCTCCCCGCCCCGCGTAAGCAACCCCTTTCCTACCATGGCCCGAGTCTGCAGCATCCGAGGAAGCCGAGTCCGTTCCGGCGGCAAAATCAACCGTTCCGGTCTCGCCAAGAAAAAGGGCGGTATCGGCCGTCACGTCACCAAGGTCGTCAAGCGCCAGGTCGCTCCGAACCTTCAAACCAAGCGCATCTGGGTGCCCGAGCTGAATCGCTTCGTGCGCCTCACCCTGAGCGCCAAGGCCATCAAGACCATCAACAAGAATGGTGCCTACGTGACCCTGAAGGACGCAGGTCTCGTCTGAGATCAGGCTCCCAAATCATTTTTGCCAAAAGGCCCGGAGGAAACTCCGGGCCTTTTGCTTTTGCGGCCAGAGACGAGCCTCCCGACCTCGACCACCGTGCAAGACGCATAATATCACTTTTCTTCAGGAGCCGGTGAGACGTTCGGCGAGGGATGTCGATGAAGAGGGAGAATGGCAAACTCCTCCTGCTAACCCCCTCACCCTCCCCAGAAATGAAACCTGCTGATCGCGCCTGCGCGCTCGCCCTGTCGTTGCTCTGTGCCGGGACCACCCGCGCCGAGATCATCGCCGCCACCCACATCGACTGGACGAATTCCGGCCATGTCTCATCGACCGCCCAGAACCCGGTCGGCGGATTCAACTACGGCTACTATCCGGCAAACACGGGGACCAGCGGCCCATTTAGCACGGCCGGAATGTTCCCGGTCACCAATCCCTCCGGCCAATACTGGAATGGCTCGGACGGCGGCAATACCCCCGCCCAGAGCCAATTCGACATCCATCCCGGCTTGGGTGGCACTACGGTCGTCCGCCGCTACACCGTGGCCTCCGCGGGCGAGCCGCTGGTATCCGGTCCAGTGCGCGTGGTGGGACGCTTCTTTGAACTGAACAGCGGATTCACCCACGTCTTCGTCACGGCGGATCCCGATGGAGACGGTTCGGGCGAGCGCACCACCATCGTCCCTTCACAGGATCCCGTGCCCACGCCCTCGGTCGAGGTCACCATTCCCAAGCCCATACCCTTCGACGTGACACTCAATGTGTCGCCAGGCACGACCATCGACTTCGGTGCCTTGGGGATGGACGGCGCGAATTCCGACAGCACCGGTCTGGTGGCTTGGATCGTGAACGGCAACACGGCAGTCCCCACCAATCTCCTTTCAAGCCCGCTCGGTTCACCAAACTGGGCCTTCTTCAACGGCTACCAGGACTTCCGCGGACTCTGCTACGGCATGGCCACGGACGGAGTCACCGGCGATGCGGATCAAGCCACCTTCGAGCTGACCGGCGGTGGCTACCCCTACCAGTATGGGGGCCTCCTTTATCTCGAAAATGCCAATAGCGGAAAAGCCACCCGCTTCGACTCCACGCGGATCGACGTAACGGCCACCAACGACTTCGCTCAACCGCCGAGCCTCTACCTGCTCCGCCACAACTCCGATCCTGGCTCGATCAACCCGGTGGCGGACGATCGCTACGAGCGCCTGCCGGTACTCGCCGTGCGCCACGCCGCCAATGCCACCGGCCAGCCTTACTATACCTTCGACCTCACCACACTCCCGGTTTCGCAGCGCACCGGCTACGGCTTCGCGGTCTGCGGCTCCAGCCCTAACAGCTCCACCCCCATCCTCGTCTCGGAGATCTCCGCAGCGGCAACCCGCGTCTCTAACAGCGACGTGGTGCCCACCAAACCCTTCTTCGTCGAGTGGACGAATGGCCACCGCTACGGCATCTCCGCCACCCGCGGAGATTGGGAGCAGGTCCAGACCGAAGCCGCCAGCCTCGGCGGCTATCTGGTCAGCTTCGGCAGCACCCCGGGCCAGACCTTCAGCAACTCCGACGAGAACGACTTCGTCGCCCAGACCTTCCCCGATCCGGAAGGCTGGTACATCGGCCTGAAACAAATCTCCCCCGCCCCTGCCATGGAGCCCGCGCAGGGATGGCAGTGGGTCAGCGGCGAAAACCTCTCCTACACCCGCTGGCACCCCGGCGAACCGAACAACTACTTCGGCGCCGGCGAGGACTACGGCATGATGCTTCTGAACGTCAGCAGCACCGGCACTTGGCACGATACGAAAGTCGCCGGCTACCCCGAGACATCGAACTACCGCGGCATCATCGAGCTGCCCACCCTCGGCGCAGGCGAGCGGAACTTCTTCGTCTCCTCGATCCATGCCCGCTCGAACATCTTCGATGCAGGCCTGGCCAGCTCCACCCAAGGCGGCTCCCTCCCCCCTTCCATAAACCTCGCCGGCCTCGGCGGCAAAGTCCTACGTTTCCCGAAGATCCACGGCACCCTCAATACCGCCGCCGACTTCAGCGGCCCCGATGGCGCACACACCCCCGGCCGTTCCTGCGACCTCACCGCCGTCGGCGGCATCTCCGGCTACCTGAATGGCAACAACACACCGGCTCTCGTCGGCGTGTTCCTCGCAGGCACCCAGCCCGCATCTCCTCCCGCACGTCTGGATTTCTCCGCGAATCAGATCGGCGAAAACTTCACCACCCTCGCCCCCGCCCTCGGCCAGGTCTTCTTCATCGGCGACGGCATGACCGCTGCCGGTGCGCTCCAGCAATTCACCATCCCGGCCGGAGCGGAGAAGCTCTACTTCGGCTATCCGGATGGCAATGACGGCACCCTTTACCACGGCTCCCCGCTCGGCTGGGGCGACAATAGCGGCTCGATCTCCCTGCGCGCCACCATCGCTCCGGACCTCGTGCCCACCCTCGGCCTAACCTTTCCGATCACCGGCGGCCAGCTCCAGGTGAGCGGCGGCACCGCTCCCTTCACCTTCACCATTCTCTCCGGAGCCCTGCCTCCCGGCCTCACGCTTTCCAGCTCCGGCCCGACCGCCGGCCTGGTCACCGGCACCCCCGGAAATGGCCCCTACACCTTCACCGTGAAGGTCACGGACGCGAACGGCGCCACCGCCAATCGCACCTTCAGCGGCACGATCGAGAATCCCATCGCGGTTCCCAGCTCACTCGTCTCCTGGTGGTCCGCGGAGAGCACCCTCGCGGACATCATCGGCGGCAATCATGGCTCCATGAAGAACGGGCCTACCTCCCTCGGCTCGACCAATACCATCGGCCAAAACTACGGCCCCGGCAAAGTCGGCAGGGCCTTCGTCCTCGATGGCGTGAATGACTTCATCCAAGTCGCCCACGATCCCTCGCAGAACATCACCGGTGACATCACCATCGAAGGCTGGGTCAAGCCGACCGCCACCTCGGCAAGCGAGCCGACCATCATCAGCAAGCGCTCGTCGGACAATCTCGCCTGCTGCTACGTCCTCTATCTGAAGGCAGACGGCAGCCTCGCCTTCGCATCCCGGAATGGCGATTGGTCGAGCGTCTCCACCACCATACCCGTTCAGCTCAACCAGTGGAGCCACATCGCGGCCACCATCGGCAGCTCGCAGATCCGCCTCTACCTGAATGGCGTCCAAGCCTACGCCGGATCCTACACCGCCACTCGTCCGGCGGTCACCGGCATCCTCAGCATCGGCGCCACCATCACCGACACTTACACCGAGTCGAATCCCTCCGGCCCCTTCCCCGGCTCGATCGATGAACTTGCCCTCTACAGCCGCGCCTTGAGCGCTGCGGAAATCTCCGCGCTCCACCACGCCGGCACCGGCGGCAAAGCCCACCACGATGCCGCCCGCGACTTCTCGCTCACCGCGAATCCTGCGGGCGCCTGGAGCTATCGCCAGCAGCCAGCTGATGCCCTCAGCGGCACCTACAATCCGGCGGCTGCCACCTTGATGGGCGGACCTAACACCTCCGACCCGCTTTCCTATTGGTCGGCAAACGCCTCCATGACCTTGAATACCTTGGAGACCTACCACTACCGGGATAGCGGCGGCACGCGCTACGATTGGCTCGGTCGCCAGTTCGGCATGGGCCCGGGCTCGGGCGGCGAACGCCCCGTCCTGCGCTGGACCGCCCCCGTAACCGGACAATACGCGGTCTCCGGCAGCTTCGCCGGTGCGGACACCCGCCCCACCACCGTGGACGTCCATGTCTTCCACAATGCCACCGAACTGACGCCACCCGACAAGCGCTACGTGAACAGCTACCGCGGCGATGGCATTTCGCACACCCAGGTCGTCTCCGCCGCCGCGGGCGACACCGTCGACTTCATGATCGGCATCGGCAACGGCGACTGGACCTATGACAGCACCGCGGTCTCGGCTTCCGTTACGCTGCTGAATGTCACGCCGCTGCCACGGATCGCGGTGGAGCAACCGGAGGGCAGCGCCCTCGCTGACGGCAATAGCACCGTGACCTACGGAGCAGTGACTCTCGGTGCCTCGCTCACGAAGACAATCACACTGCGTAATACCGGCACCGCGCCTCTAGCAGGCCTGGCCGTCACGGTCGACGGCGCGAATGCATCGGAGTTCGCGGCTCCTCCTAGCCTGAGCTCCACCACCCTCGCACCGGGCGCCCCGCTTACCTTCAATGTGACCTTCACACCCACGGTCTCCGGTGCTCGCGCTGCCGTGCTTCACATCGTCAGCAATGACGGCCCGCGTAGCCCCTTCGACATCGCACTCAGCGGCTCCGGCTACTCCGCCGTCGGCAACAAGCTCTACGCATGGGGAGACAACGACAACGGCCAGATCGGCGATGGCACCAATGCCGACAAGCTCACACCGGTCGCGGTCATCATGACCGGAGCACTTGCCAGCCGACAGGTCACCCAGGTGTTTGCCACGGGTGAGCGCAGCCATGCGATCACCGCGGATGGCAAAGTCTAC
Coding sequences within it:
- a CDS encoding CHAD domain-containing protein; this translates as MSEQPSAFAGARGAIMAACAEMERLLIGLNDTHGRVGDEIHLTRKAGKKLRGALVMAGEPKPCIRWIAVIGRMLGGTRDAAVRVKTWQSLGISPIPAGSAEAAAAALLELEAHASTRRPPQAVIDWSLAALAQVRKRIETQSDEELSKAAESGADKLEKQLRKRLKRALQRVSNEDFHDCRKAAKAWLGGMALTAPGVELPGKKEAEDLASSLGDENDLEVLAAWLESRGFTPSICPAAWKLLRKRQEKIRRKSISLIRKELLPALKHAD
- a CDS encoding OmpH family outer membrane protein, coding for MKRTLRSLIALSLAFGGISAAQQSARLKIATVDMSALFMAYGPTKEAKAKFDEEQKGVIKQVDERKAARDDAKKELDTLEKQLGDPSIADAKKQALYAERQAKQQQVEALQREGEEFLQRKQRAMSEQMQLRMKDILEKIRAQVQKHAEAEGYDYVLDKTGASTSQVPVLLYTKDATDITDALLKALGADAPAPAKDGK
- a CDS encoding xylulokinase; translation: MFLGLDSSTQSLSALVIDPARGEIVREVSVNFGAALPTYNSPSGFIPGGKGGEVHADPRMWMEALDLVFEKLADGFDLSQITAVACSGQQHGSVYFDATLEARLAALSASESLESQVAPALTRATAPIWMDTSTGAECAEIAGAVGGNAEVCRISGSIAIERFTGPQIRRFFKLDPAAYHKTTVIHLVSSFVGSVMAGKSIAIDHGDGAGMNLLNLQTLDWDDALLDATAPGLRAKLPAAAASASIAGPVSGYFVHKYGLSSSCQVVLSTGDNPSSLVGMGATAPGTIVISLGTSDTFFAAMEKAVTDPQGFGHVFGNPAGGFMSLICFRNGSLAREALRDQLGLDWAAFDQEGLAKTPAGNEGKRMLPFFGPEITPRRDFDGPVRNFPAEDPAPVQVRALLEGQFLNMKLHSQWIGEEASLIRLTGGASQSNGIAQLIANVFQAPVERFAIANGAGLGAALRAAHACGHDLAKLQADFCKPAAGSRLEPDASLDAVYDRALADYRAML
- a CDS encoding YcxB family protein, which produces MSFTYQPVFRDYLTLSRHVLWAQLKLAIILGGVVTLGALIQPFAAWYLVKQSNPEAHIEIGLMNVAIPLLALLFAVSIHASIKKRWNKLEALRATVEYEFEDLGLNVRSGLNRSFIEWKQFAHTEVTKHHILLKTVPGAYFYFPKFVVPNLEELLRFLAGKIPVKGA
- a CDS encoding type II toxin-antitoxin system RelE family toxin, which encodes MASYRIEWRKSTAKDLRKLPPEVVGRIVRAVESLSDEPRPAGCKKLSGSDFAYRLRVGDYRVVYEVFDEVILVEIVRVGHRKDIYRD
- a CDS encoding patatin-like phospholipase family protein is translated as MEHPVTPGLAVALGSSFLGYYAHAGFLNGLAEAGLHPARISGASAGALAGSLHAAGIRGEDLKAAVLDSGLRWSFFDWMAFLRLPGVCTSFWSSGLLSGKHAVKKLRGILDGVDLSTLVSPVMDIAVTDADLHRTEILRSGPLAELIVASCAVPCLIGIQRVGDKRYLDGGVACEVPFEHWLDDPEIDTIVIHRIRHEENSGPAVSWETIATAIGASHQTVCNELHRHRTELARMKGKRLIEIDTTTPVPGMLSQGRAPLCYERGFESGKAGW
- a CDS encoding HesB/IscA family protein, with translation MSATAVNFKIGNEKLVRVMDAASAHLRGLLEKQGRPEGGLRIAVIGGGCSGLQYKMDLVDGPRDRDIMVPSNGVNVVIDPKSALFVSGSELDWSDDLQQGGFKVSNPNAVVTCSCGESFAA
- a CDS encoding DnaJ domain-containing protein → MDPFTTLGLEPKLAISEEELRAAFREAGKRDHPDAGGTGEDFAKVQEAFAQLSRPSKRLRAWLAAKNLTGDERGAISPGLVDLFGKVGTVLQQADAVTKRRESALSALAKAMLEPAVQQTREALEAALDDVAASTAAEEAQFPAIESGAGDPWRTARDLAFLEKWQAELKSRFAALW
- the rpmB gene encoding 50S ribosomal protein L28 translates to MARVCSIRGSRVRSGGKINRSGLAKKKGGIGRHVTKVVKRQVAPNLQTKRIWVPELNRFVRLTLSAKAIKTINKNGAYVTLKDAGLV